A region of Roseobacter litoralis Och 149 DNA encodes the following proteins:
- the coaBC gene encoding bifunctional phosphopantothenoylcysteine decarboxylase/phosphopantothenate--cysteine ligase CoaBC, which produces MLNDKHILLIIGGGIAAFKSLDLIRRLREHGATITPVLTKAAEEFVTPLSVSALAGAKVYRDLFDLTDEAEMGHIQLSRVADLVVVAPATADLMAKMAQGLANDLASTLLLATDTDVMIAPAMNVRMWEHPATQRNSSQLRADGVHFVGPVSGDMACGEHGPGRMSEPMDILADITAYFQAGPLTGKRILVTSGPTHEPIDPVRYIANRSSGAQGAAIAKALHVLGAKVSFITGPADVPPPAGVDVVRVETAQQMLDAVRQALPADAAVFAAAVADWRVASASDSKLKKTSGALPVLTFAENPDILYSISHSEDQRPKLVVGFAAETDDVVANATAKRLRKGCDWIVANDVSPSTGIMGGQENAVTLIDEKGAETWPRMSKDAVSQRLAALIAERLT; this is translated from the coding sequence ATGCTGAACGACAAACACATTCTGCTGATCATCGGCGGTGGGATCGCGGCTTTCAAATCGCTCGATCTGATCAGGCGCTTGCGTGAGCATGGTGCTACGATCACGCCGGTTTTGACCAAAGCCGCGGAAGAATTCGTGACACCGCTCTCCGTGTCTGCACTGGCGGGTGCGAAAGTCTATCGCGACCTCTTTGATCTGACGGATGAAGCCGAAATGGGTCATATCCAGCTCAGCCGCGTTGCCGACCTTGTCGTGGTGGCGCCCGCAACGGCGGATCTGATGGCCAAGATGGCGCAAGGTCTCGCCAATGATCTGGCGAGCACCCTGTTGTTGGCGACAGATACGGACGTGATGATCGCGCCTGCGATGAATGTTCGCATGTGGGAGCATCCGGCGACGCAACGCAATTCCAGCCAATTGCGCGCCGATGGAGTTCATTTCGTGGGGCCGGTTTCGGGCGATATGGCCTGCGGGGAACACGGTCCCGGACGCATGTCCGAACCGATGGATATTCTGGCCGATATTACAGCGTATTTTCAGGCAGGACCCCTGACGGGCAAACGCATTCTGGTAACATCGGGTCCGACGCATGAACCGATCGACCCGGTCCGCTATATTGCAAACCGCTCTTCGGGCGCGCAGGGTGCGGCCATCGCCAAAGCACTGCACGTCTTGGGCGCAAAGGTTTCATTCATAACCGGCCCGGCGGATGTGCCGCCCCCTGCGGGCGTCGATGTGGTGCGGGTTGAGACTGCGCAGCAAATGTTGGACGCGGTGCGTCAGGCCCTGCCTGCGGATGCGGCAGTCTTCGCGGCAGCCGTGGCGGATTGGCGTGTGGCCTCTGCCAGTGACAGTAAGCTCAAGAAAACGAGCGGCGCATTGCCGGTGCTGACCTTCGCAGAGAACCCGGATATCCTGTACAGCATTTCGCATTCAGAGGACCAGCGCCCGAAACTTGTTGTTGGTTTTGCCGCCGAAACCGATGACGTGGTCGCAAACGCGACGGCAAAGCGGCTGCGCAAAGGCTGTGACTGGATCGTTGCAAATGATGTATCGCCCTCGACTGGGATCATGGGGGGGCAGGAAAACGCCGTAACCCTGATAGATGAAAAGGGCGCGGAGACTTGGCCCAGAATGTCCAAAGATGCGGTGTCACAACGCCTCGCCGCATTGATCGCAGAGCGGTTGACGTAG
- a CDS encoding ChaN family lipoprotein, whose translation MSISIFQKSACAVVLAATASVSAASEPPSEARDADVVFFGEQHDNLTHHEVQASWVEKLGASALVFEMLTTDQAAKISSDNRSDQVVLENVLDWGASGWPDFAMYFPIFTAAPNAAIFGAGVPRAELRDAMSKDLNGILGGAAVQRFGLDQPLPPAQQQAREALQRAAHCDALPEDLLPKMVTVQRLRDAALAQAALQAFEQYGGPVVVITGNGHARTDWGAPFILQQAAPDLAVFSLGQGEAGRTPDGSFAAVIDGPAVDRGNPCDAFAK comes from the coding sequence ATGTCAATTAGCATTTTCCAGAAGAGCGCCTGCGCCGTTGTGTTGGCAGCGACGGCGTCAGTAAGCGCGGCTTCCGAGCCGCCATCAGAGGCGCGCGACGCAGATGTCGTGTTCTTCGGGGAGCAACATGACAACCTAACGCATCATGAGGTGCAGGCCTCATGGGTTGAAAAACTGGGCGCAAGCGCGCTGGTCTTCGAAATGCTGACCACTGATCAAGCGGCAAAGATCAGCAGCGACAACCGGAGCGATCAGGTCGTGTTGGAAAACGTGCTTGACTGGGGTGCGTCTGGCTGGCCCGACTTTGCGATGTATTTCCCGATATTTACCGCCGCTCCGAACGCCGCTATTTTCGGGGCAGGCGTGCCCCGTGCCGAACTGCGCGACGCGATGAGCAAGGACCTGAACGGTATTCTCGGCGGCGCCGCAGTACAGCGTTTTGGACTGGACCAACCGCTACCGCCCGCGCAACAACAGGCCCGTGAAGCGCTACAGCGTGCTGCGCATTGTGATGCATTGCCTGAGGACCTGCTGCCCAAGATGGTCACTGTTCAGCGGCTGCGGGATGCTGCCTTGGCGCAGGCGGCTTTGCAGGCGTTTGAGCAGTACGGCGGACCTGTCGTCGTCATTACGGGCAACGGTCACGCACGAACCGATTGGGGTGCGCCGTTTATCCTCCAGCAGGCAGCGCCCGATCTTGCGGTATTCAGCCTTGGTCAGGGTGAGGCAGGCCGAACGCCGGACGGGTCGTTCGCCGCGGTAATCGATGGGCCTGCCGTTGATCGTGGCAATCCATGTGATGCTTTCGCAAAATAA
- a CDS encoding RNA polymerase factor sigma-32, with protein MALDSTRDMALSRKAMKAELLDAETELRLAYAWRDERCEKSLHRLITAYMRLAISMASKFKRYGAPMNDLIQEAGLGLMKAADKFDPDRGVRFSTYAVWWIKASIQDYVMRNWSMVRTGSTSSQKSLFFNMRRVQARLERESAASGEPLDRHQLRQMISTEIGVPLHDVEMMEGRLSGSDYSLNATQSTEDEGREWIDALEDDSAQAAETVEHHHDTEQLRAWLLQAMNDLNERERFIVRERKLRDAPRTLESLGQELSLSKERVRQLEAAAFGKMRKNLENQSREVLYFLD; from the coding sequence ATGGCTTTGGACTCTACAAGAGATATGGCACTGTCGCGTAAGGCGATGAAAGCTGAATTGTTGGACGCGGAGACGGAGCTGAGGTTGGCTTATGCGTGGCGCGACGAACGCTGCGAAAAGTCATTGCACCGTCTTATCACTGCCTACATGCGCCTCGCAATTTCCATGGCGTCGAAATTCAAGCGCTATGGCGCGCCCATGAACGACTTGATTCAGGAAGCAGGTCTGGGGCTGATGAAGGCGGCGGATAAGTTCGATCCGGATCGGGGCGTGCGGTTTTCCACCTACGCAGTCTGGTGGATCAAGGCGTCGATTCAGGACTATGTGATGCGTAACTGGTCAATGGTGCGCACAGGATCGACTTCTTCGCAAAAGTCGCTGTTTTTCAATATGCGTCGTGTGCAGGCCCGGTTGGAACGCGAAAGCGCAGCCTCCGGTGAGCCGTTGGACCGCCACCAGCTACGGCAGATGATTTCCACCGAAATTGGCGTGCCGCTGCATGACGTCGAGATGATGGAAGGTCGGCTGTCGGGTTCGGATTACTCGCTGAATGCGACGCAGTCGACCGAAGATGAGGGCCGCGAGTGGATTGATGCGCTGGAAGACGACAGCGCGCAGGCGGCTGAAACCGTTGAGCACCATCATGATACGGAGCAGTTGCGCGCGTGGTTGCTGCAAGCAATGAACGACCTGAACGAGCGTGAGCGGTTTATTGTGCGGGAGCGCAAATTGCGTGATGCGCCGCGTACGTTGGAGAGCCTTGGTCAAGAGCTGAGCCTGAGTAAAGAGCGTGTTCGTCAGCTTGAGGCAGCCGCTTTTGGCAAGATGCGTAAGAACTTGGAAAACCAGTCCCGCGAGGTTTTGTATTTCCTCGACTGA